Proteins from a genomic interval of Diospyros lotus cultivar Yz01 chromosome 6, ASM1463336v1, whole genome shotgun sequence:
- the LOC127803831 gene encoding bifunctional aspartate aminotransferase and glutamate/aspartate-prephenate aminotransferase-like isoform X1, which yields MAASSIHSRISIASRYHSPGFDVSSCSDGIGSLSFSSRLTNPSLKSLERTKLVQMHRVNAVIRSISNFEQTEVDISLSPRVNSVNPSKTVAITDKAVALVQAGVPVIALAAGEPDFDTPAVIAEAGINAIREGYTRYTPNAGTLELRSAICHKLKEENGISYTPDQILVSNGAKQSILQSVLAVCSPGDEVIILAPYWVSYPEMARLADATPVIIPTDISKDFLLDPKLLESKLSEKSRLLILCSPSNPTGSVYPRKLLEEIARIVAKHPRLLVMLHVTFGTLEPFLLKNLDFGQFFVVLQVLSDEIYEHIIYAPATHTSFASLPGMWERTLTVNGFSKAFAMTGWRLGYLAGPKHFIAACGKIQSQLTSGASSISQKAGVAALGLGYAGGEAVSTMVKAFEERRDYLVKSFGELEGAKISKPQGAFYLFLDLSSYYGAEAEGFGMIKNSESLCRYLLEEAQVALVPGEAFGDDRCIRISYATSPSTLRAAVERIKKALVLLKPTVRV from the exons ATGGCTGCTTCTTCCATACACAGCCGGATAAGCATTGCTTCCAGATACCATTCTCCGGGATTTGATGTTTCATCATGTTCAGATGGCATCGGCTCACTCTCCTTCTCCTCTCGTCTCACCAATCCCTCCCTCAA GTCGTTGGAGCGAACAAAATTGGTACAGATGCACAGGGTAAATGCAGTTATTAGATCCATAAGCAACTTTGAGCAAACTGAGGTTGATATCTCCCTAAGTCCCAGGGTAAATTCGGTAAACCCCTCAAAGACAGTGGCCATAACTGATAAGGCAGTAGCTCTTGTGCAAGCTGGAGTGCCTGTTATTGCATTAGCAGCTGGAGAACCTGACTTCGATACCCCAGCTGTAATAGCAGAG GCTGGCATTAATGCAATTCGTGAAGGTTACACTAGGTACACTCCTAATGCAGGAACCTTGGAACTGCGTTCAGCAATTTGCCACAAGTTGAAAG AGGAGAATGGGATCTCTTATACGCCTGATCAGATTTTGGTAAGCAATGGAGCAAAGCAGAGCATTCTCCAATCAGTTCTAGCAGTTTGTTCTCCTGGAGATGAG GTTATAATTCTAGCTCCATATTGGGTGAGCTATCCAGAAATGGCAAGGCTGGCTGATGCAACACCTGTGATTATTCCAACTGACATCTCCAAAGATTTTCTCTTAGATCCAAAGCTTCTTGAATCCAAACTCAGTGAGAAGTCGAGACTCTTGATTCTTTGTTCTCCATCTAACCCTACTGGGTCTGTATATCCTAGGAAGTTGCTTGAAGAGATCGCTCGGATTGTGGCAAAGCATCCTCGGCTTCTGGTAATGTTACATGTAACTTTTGGCACCTTGGAACCTTTTCTGCTCAAAAACTTAGATTTTGGACAATTTTTTGTGGTTCTTCAGGTCCTGTCTGATGAAATATATGAGCACATTATTTATGCACCAGCCACTCACACAAGTTTCGCATCCTTGCCAGGCATGTGGGAGAGGACTCTGACTGTCAACGGATTTTCTAAG GCCTTTGCCATGACTGGTTGGAGACTTGGATATCTTGCTGGTCCTAAACACTTTATTGCGGCATGTGGAAAGATTCAAAGCCAG TTGACTTCTGGTGCCAGTAGTATATCTCAAAAAGCAGGTGTTGCTGCTTTGGGACTGGGGTATGCTGGTGGGGAAGCAGTTTCCACTATGGTCAAAGCATTTGAGGAACGTCGAGATTATTTGGTCAAGAGTTTTGGAGAATTGGAGGGTGCTAAAATATCAAAGCCCCAA GGAGCTTTCTACCTTTTCCTTGATTTAAGCTCGTACTACGGAGCAGAGGCTGAAGGATTTGGTATGATCAAAAATTCAGAGTCGCTATGCCGCTATTTACTGGAAGAGGCTCAG GTTGCTCTTGTCCCGGGCGAAGCATTTGGGGATGACAGGTGCATCCGCATTTCCTATGCGACATCTCCATCTACCCTACGGGCTGCAGTGGAGAGGATTAAGAAAGCATTAGTCCTTCTCAAACCTACTGTTAGAGTTTAA
- the LOC127803831 gene encoding bifunctional aspartate aminotransferase and glutamate/aspartate-prephenate aminotransferase-like isoform X2 has translation MAASSIHSRISIASRYHSPGFDVSSCSDGIGSLSFSSRLTNPSLKSLERTKLVQMHRVNAVIRSISNFEQTEVDISLSPRVNSVNPSKTVAITDKAVALVQAGVPVIALAAGEPDFDTPAVIAEAGINAIREGYTRYTPNAGTLELRSAICHKLKEENGISYTPDQILVSNGAKQSILQSVLAVCSPGDEVIILAPYWVSYPEMARLADATPVIIPTDISKDFLLDPKLLESKLSEKSRLLILCSPSNPTGSVYPRKLLEEIARIVAKHPRLLVLSDEIYEHIIYAPATHTSFASLPGMWERTLTVNGFSKAFAMTGWRLGYLAGPKHFIAACGKIQSQLTSGASSISQKAGVAALGLGYAGGEAVSTMVKAFEERRDYLVKSFGELEGAKISKPQGAFYLFLDLSSYYGAEAEGFGMIKNSESLCRYLLEEAQVALVPGEAFGDDRCIRISYATSPSTLRAAVERIKKALVLLKPTVRV, from the exons ATGGCTGCTTCTTCCATACACAGCCGGATAAGCATTGCTTCCAGATACCATTCTCCGGGATTTGATGTTTCATCATGTTCAGATGGCATCGGCTCACTCTCCTTCTCCTCTCGTCTCACCAATCCCTCCCTCAA GTCGTTGGAGCGAACAAAATTGGTACAGATGCACAGGGTAAATGCAGTTATTAGATCCATAAGCAACTTTGAGCAAACTGAGGTTGATATCTCCCTAAGTCCCAGGGTAAATTCGGTAAACCCCTCAAAGACAGTGGCCATAACTGATAAGGCAGTAGCTCTTGTGCAAGCTGGAGTGCCTGTTATTGCATTAGCAGCTGGAGAACCTGACTTCGATACCCCAGCTGTAATAGCAGAG GCTGGCATTAATGCAATTCGTGAAGGTTACACTAGGTACACTCCTAATGCAGGAACCTTGGAACTGCGTTCAGCAATTTGCCACAAGTTGAAAG AGGAGAATGGGATCTCTTATACGCCTGATCAGATTTTGGTAAGCAATGGAGCAAAGCAGAGCATTCTCCAATCAGTTCTAGCAGTTTGTTCTCCTGGAGATGAG GTTATAATTCTAGCTCCATATTGGGTGAGCTATCCAGAAATGGCAAGGCTGGCTGATGCAACACCTGTGATTATTCCAACTGACATCTCCAAAGATTTTCTCTTAGATCCAAAGCTTCTTGAATCCAAACTCAGTGAGAAGTCGAGACTCTTGATTCTTTGTTCTCCATCTAACCCTACTGGGTCTGTATATCCTAGGAAGTTGCTTGAAGAGATCGCTCGGATTGTGGCAAAGCATCCTCGGCTTCTG GTCCTGTCTGATGAAATATATGAGCACATTATTTATGCACCAGCCACTCACACAAGTTTCGCATCCTTGCCAGGCATGTGGGAGAGGACTCTGACTGTCAACGGATTTTCTAAG GCCTTTGCCATGACTGGTTGGAGACTTGGATATCTTGCTGGTCCTAAACACTTTATTGCGGCATGTGGAAAGATTCAAAGCCAG TTGACTTCTGGTGCCAGTAGTATATCTCAAAAAGCAGGTGTTGCTGCTTTGGGACTGGGGTATGCTGGTGGGGAAGCAGTTTCCACTATGGTCAAAGCATTTGAGGAACGTCGAGATTATTTGGTCAAGAGTTTTGGAGAATTGGAGGGTGCTAAAATATCAAAGCCCCAA GGAGCTTTCTACCTTTTCCTTGATTTAAGCTCGTACTACGGAGCAGAGGCTGAAGGATTTGGTATGATCAAAAATTCAGAGTCGCTATGCCGCTATTTACTGGAAGAGGCTCAG GTTGCTCTTGTCCCGGGCGAAGCATTTGGGGATGACAGGTGCATCCGCATTTCCTATGCGACATCTCCATCTACCCTACGGGCTGCAGTGGAGAGGATTAAGAAAGCATTAGTCCTTCTCAAACCTACTGTTAGAGTTTAA